Proteins co-encoded in one Medicago truncatula cultivar Jemalong A17 chromosome 8, MtrunA17r5.0-ANR, whole genome shotgun sequence genomic window:
- the LOC120577701 gene encoding beta-amyrin 11-oxidase encodes MEMQWVYICTAALFACYVFVNKFLRRFNGWYYHLKLRNKEYPLPPGDMGWPLIGNLLSFNKNFSSGQPDSFTTNLILKYGRDGIYKTHVCGNPSIIICDPEMCKRVLLDDVNFKIGYPKSIQELTKCRPMIDVSNANHKHFRRLITAPMVGHKVLDMYLERLEDIAINSLEELSSMKHPIELLKEMKKVSFKSIIHVFMGTSNQNIVKNIGSSFTDLSKGMYSIPINAPGFTFHKALKARKKIAKLLQPVVDERRLMIKNGQHVGEKKDLMDILLEIKDENGRKLEDQDISDLLIGLLFAGHESTATGIMWSVAHLTQHPHILQKAKEEQEEILKIRPASQKRLSLNEVKQMIYLSYVIDEMLRFANIAFSIFREATSDVNINGYLIPKGWRVLIWARAIHMDSEYYPNPKEFNPSRWKDYNAKAGTFLPFGAGSRLCPGADLAKLEISIFLHYFLLNYRLERINPDCPVTTLPQCKPTDNCLAKVIKVSRA; translated from the exons ATGGAAATGCAGTGGGTTTACATTTGTACTGCTGCTTTGTTTGCATGCTATGTTTTTGTAAACAAATTTTTGAGGAGGTTTAATGGTTGGTACTATCATCTCAAATTAAGAAACAAAGAGTACCCTTTGCCTCCAGGTGATATGGGATGGCCACTTATTGGCAACCTATTATCATTTAACAAAAACTTCTCATCTGGCCAACCTGATTCATTCACCACCAACCTTATTCTCAA atatgGGAGAGATGGTATCTACAAAACTCACGTGTGTGGAAATCCAAGTATCATAATTTGTGATCCTGAGATGTGTAAGCGAGTGCTCTTAGATGATGTAAACTTTAAAATTGGTTATCCAAAATCCATCCAAGAATTGACAAAATGTAGACCCATGATTGATGTCTCGAACGCAAATCACAAGCATTTTCGACGCCTAATCACTGCTCCCATGGTTGGTCACAAGGTGTTAGACATGTACCTAGAACGTCTCGAGGACATTGCAATCAATTCGTTAGAAGAATTGTCTAGCATGAAGCACCCCATCGAGCTCTTGAAAGAGATGAAGAAGGTTTCCTTTAAATCCATTATCCATGTTTTCATGGGAACTTCTAATCAGAACATTGTTAAAAACATTGGAAGTTCATTTACTGATTTGTCTAAAGGCATGTACTCTATCCCCATCAATGCACCTGGTTTTACTTTCCACAAAGCACTCAAG GCACGGAAGAAGATAGCTAAATTATTGCAACCTGTTGTGGATGAAAGGAGGTTGATGATAAAAAATGGACAACATGTGGGAGAGAAGAAAGATCTTATGGATATTCTATTGGAAATCAAAGATGAGAATGGTAGAAAATTGGAGGATCAGGATATCAGTGACCTGTTGATAGGACTTTTATTTGCCGGACATGAAAGTACAGCAACTGGGATAATGTGGTCAGTTGCACATCTTACACAACATCCACATATCCTACAAAAAGCCAAG GAAGAGCAGGAAGAAATCTTGAAGATAAGACCAGCCTCCCAAAAACGATTGAGTCTTAATGAAGTCAAGCAAATGATTTATCTTTCATAT GTAATCGATGAAATGTTGCGATTTGCCAACATTGCCTTTTCAATTTTTCGAGAGGCTACATCTGATGTTAACATCAACG GTTATCTCATACCAAAAGGATGGAGAGTGCTAATATGGGCGAGAGCCATTCATATGGATTCTGAATATTATCCAAATCCTAAAGAATTTAATCCTTCTAGATGGAAA GATTATAATGCCAAGGCAGGAACCTTTCTTCCTTTTGGAGCAGGAAGTAGGCTCTGTCCTGGAGCCGACTTAGCAAAACTTGAAATTTCTATATTTCTTCATTATTTCCTCCTTAACTACAG GTTGGAGCGAATAAACCCAGATTGCCCTGTTACTACCTTGCCACAATGTAAGCCCACTGATAACTGCCTCGCTAAGGTTATAAAGGTCTCACGTGCTTAG
- the LOC25501851 gene encoding GDSL esterase/lipase At3g26430 isoform X1, which translates to MQAQGEKWRQVMSWVVISTFLVVVMVPSPVIGARNCSFPAIFNFGDSNSDTGGLSAAFGQAPPPNGITFFQTPAGRFSDGRLIIDFLAQNLSLPYLSAYLDSVGSNFSNGANFATAGSTIRPQNTTKSQSGYSPISLDVQLIQYSDFKARSILVRKKGGVFMKLLPKEEYFSEALYTFDIGQNDLTAGYKLNMTTEQVKAYIPDVLGQFSDVIRSVYKEGGRSFWIHNTGPLGCLPYTLDRYPMSVAQMDKFGCAKPFNEVAQYFNSRLKETVVQLRKEVPEAIIVYVDVYTVKYNLISHAKKYGFEKGVIACCGQGGKYNFNNVARCGATKIVNGKKIIIAKSCKDPSVKIIWDGIHYTEASNKWIFQQIVNGYFSDPPISLIKNGLPCPWE; encoded by the exons ATGCAGGCACAAGGAGAGAAATGGAGACAAGTTATGTCATGGGTTGTAATTTCAACATTTCTAGTTGTTGTTATGGTGCCAAGTCCTGTAATTGGAGCAAGGAATTGTAGTTTTCCAGCAATATTCAACTTTGGAGATTCAAATTCTGATACTGGTGGTCTCTCAGCTGCTTTTGGACAAGCTCCTCCCCCCAATGGAATCACTTTTTTTCAGACTCCTGCTGGACGTTTCTCTGATGGTCGTCTCATCATTGATTTCTTAG CACAAAACTTGAGTTTGCCTTATTTGAGTGCCTACTTGGACTCAGTAGGTTCAAACTTCAGCAACGGTGCTAATTTTGCAACAGCAGGATCCACCATCAGACCTCAGAATACAACCAAGTCTCAGAGTGGATACAGTCCTATATCCTTAGATGTTCAACTTATACAATACTCTGATTTCAAAGCAAGATCCATACTTGTTCGCAAAAAAG GAGGAGTGTTTATGAAATTGTTGCCCAAAGAAGAGTATTTTTCCGAGGCTTTATACACTTTTGATATTGGTCAAAATGATCTCACTGCTGGTTACAAACTCAACATGACTACAGAACAAGTCAAGGCATATATACCTGATGTATTAGGCCAGTTCTCTGATGTTATAAGG AGTGTATACAAGGAAGGTGGAAGGTCGTTTTGGATTCACAACACAGGCCCATTGGGCTGCCTTCCGTACACGTTGGATCGCTATCCGATGAGTGTGGCCCAAATGGATAAATTTGGGTGTGCCAAACCGTTCAACGAGGTAGCTCAATATTTTAACTCCAGGTTGAAAGAAACTGTTGTGCAATTAAGGAAAGAGGTTCCAGAGGCAATAATTGTATATGTTGATGTGTACACAGTGAAATACAACCTCATCAGCCATGCCAAAAAATATG GTTTCGAGAAGGGTGTGATTGCATGCTGTGGACAAGGCGGGAAGTACAACTTCAATAATGTGGCAAGATGTGGAGCTACCAAGATTGTGAatgggaaaaaaattataatagctAAGTCGTGCAAAGATCCAAGTGTGAAGATTATTTGGGATGGGATTCATTACACCGAAGCTTCTAATAAGTGGATATTTCAACAAATAGTTAATGGATACTTTTCAGATCCACCTATCTCTTTAATTAAAAATGGCTTGCCATGCCCGTGGGAATGA
- the LOC25501851 gene encoding GDSL esterase/lipase At3g26430 isoform X2, protein MRFFIRNPTVATRCPPLVETQNLSLPYLSAYLDSVGSNFSNGANFATAGSTIRPQNTTKSQSGYSPISLDVQLIQYSDFKARSILVRKKGGVFMKLLPKEEYFSEALYTFDIGQNDLTAGYKLNMTTEQVKAYIPDVLGQFSDVIRSVYKEGGRSFWIHNTGPLGCLPYTLDRYPMSVAQMDKFGCAKPFNEVAQYFNSRLKETVVQLRKEVPEAIIVYVDVYTVKYNLISHAKKYGFEKGVIACCGQGGKYNFNNVARCGATKIVNGKKIIIAKSCKDPSVKIIWDGIHYTEASNKWIFQQIVNGYFSDPPISLIKNGLPCPWE, encoded by the exons ATGAGATTTTTCATCCGAAATCCGACCGTAGCCACCCGTTGTCCACCCCTAGTTGAAA CACAAAACTTGAGTTTGCCTTATTTGAGTGCCTACTTGGACTCAGTAGGTTCAAACTTCAGCAACGGTGCTAATTTTGCAACAGCAGGATCCACCATCAGACCTCAGAATACAACCAAGTCTCAGAGTGGATACAGTCCTATATCCTTAGATGTTCAACTTATACAATACTCTGATTTCAAAGCAAGATCCATACTTGTTCGCAAAAAAG GAGGAGTGTTTATGAAATTGTTGCCCAAAGAAGAGTATTTTTCCGAGGCTTTATACACTTTTGATATTGGTCAAAATGATCTCACTGCTGGTTACAAACTCAACATGACTACAGAACAAGTCAAGGCATATATACCTGATGTATTAGGCCAGTTCTCTGATGTTATAAGG AGTGTATACAAGGAAGGTGGAAGGTCGTTTTGGATTCACAACACAGGCCCATTGGGCTGCCTTCCGTACACGTTGGATCGCTATCCGATGAGTGTGGCCCAAATGGATAAATTTGGGTGTGCCAAACCGTTCAACGAGGTAGCTCAATATTTTAACTCCAGGTTGAAAGAAACTGTTGTGCAATTAAGGAAAGAGGTTCCAGAGGCAATAATTGTATATGTTGATGTGTACACAGTGAAATACAACCTCATCAGCCATGCCAAAAAATATG GTTTCGAGAAGGGTGTGATTGCATGCTGTGGACAAGGCGGGAAGTACAACTTCAATAATGTGGCAAGATGTGGAGCTACCAAGATTGTGAatgggaaaaaaattataatagctAAGTCGTGCAAAGATCCAAGTGTGAAGATTATTTGGGATGGGATTCATTACACCGAAGCTTCTAATAAGTGGATATTTCAACAAATAGTTAATGGATACTTTTCAGATCCACCTATCTCTTTAATTAAAAATGGCTTGCCATGCCCGTGGGAATGA